From the genome of Lutzomyia longipalpis isolate SR_M1_2022 chromosome 2, ASM2433408v1, one region includes:
- the LOC129790858 gene encoding DEAD box protein 52 homolog, translating into MDSSDIFKKLTCGASFNKSNFTLKKQKATSWKIKEEIKNEPGNLYADYDKVHDWLKATVPEEDIKSEPEDEEDEAMNLLDNVTESRPERKKKDRQLSKKVKNLLATEAVNRLRNRYKLSVNGTDIPAPIETFDEMAQTYNLRMDIANNLTICGYTDPTPIQMQAMPVMLGKKHSLLACAPTGSGKTAAFLVPIIRDLEGPKKEGFRALILCPTRELARQILRECSRLSEGINFKLHLITKTTQKVAEMYSPEKTKRFDILISTPNRVCFLLRENLLDLSKVQWLVIDEADKLFEEGKNSFREQLDAIVAACSNPQRRVALFSATHTPTVGKWTKSNLKDLIKVSVGVRNSATDSVEQKLLFVGSEAGKLLAVRDIIKEGLQPPVLIFVQSKDRAQQLHGELLYDGINVEAIHADRTQNERDSIVRGFREGKIWVLICTELMSRGIDFKGINLIINYDFPPSSISYVHRIGRAGRAGRRGQAVTFFTSDDVVNLRSIAQIIRNSGGTVPEYMLALKRRSKQVRRKLMKTAPKREDITTLPRFMQKKPRKGVKEGRVGKKITKKTPGKNKS; encoded by the exons ATGGATTCAAgtgatatttttaagaaactaACATGCGGTGCATCCTTCAATAAATCCAATTTCACCCTCAAAAAGCAG AAAGCAACATCGTGGAAAATAAAGGAAGAAATCAAGAATGAACCGGGAAACTTGTATGCTGACTACGATAAAGTTCACGATTGGCTCAAAGCCACCGTTCCGGAGGAAGATATAAAATCTGAACCTGAAGATGAGGAGGATGAGGCAATGAATTTGCTGGACAACGTTACGGAGAGTCGTCcggagaggaagaaaaaagatcgTCAGCTGTcgaaaaaggtgaaaaatctCCTGGCCACAGAGGCAGTTAATCGGTTGAGGAATCGGTACAAGTTGAGCGTCAATGGGACGGATATTCCGGCACCAATTGAGACATTTGATGAGATGGCACAAACATACAACCTCCGGATGGATATTGCCAACAATCTAACCATCTGCGGTTACACGGATCCAACGCCAATTCAAATGCAAGCCATGCCAGTTATGCTGGGTAAGAAGCATTCCCTCCTTGCGTGTGCCCCCACGGGATCCGGGAAGACAGCTGCCTTCCTCGTGCCGATCATTCGAGACCTCGAAGGGCCGAAAAAAGAAGGATTCCGGGCACTTATTCTCTGCCCAACACGTGAGCTAGCCAGACAGATTCTCCGAGAGTGCTCCCGGCTTTCCGAAGGAATCAACTTCAAGCTTCATTTAATCACCAAAACCACACAAAAAGTCGCAGAAATGTACTCACCGGAAAAGACAAAGCGCTTTGATATTCTAATCTCCACACCCAATCGCGTTTGCTTCCTACTGCGAGAGAATCTCCTGGATTTGAGTAAAGTCCAGTGGTTGGTTATCGATGAGGCTGACAAGCTGTTTGAGGAGGGCAAAAATAGCTTCCGGGAGCAACTGGATGCAATTGTGGCTGCGTGCTCGAATCCCCAGCGACGAGTAGCTCTCTTCAGTGCCACCCACACTCCCACCGTGGGCAAGTGGACGAAGAGCAACCTCAAGGATTTGATTAAAGTTTCCGTTGGAGTGCGGAATTCTGCGACGGATTCCGTTGAGCAGAAGCTCCTCTTTGTGGGCTCTGAAGCGGGAAAATTACTCGCTGTGCGGGATATCATCAAGGAGGGTCTCCAGCCGCCTGTTCTTATCTTCGTACAGAGCAAAGATCGTGCTCAGCAGCTGCACGGAGAACTTCTCTACGACGGCATCAATGTTGAGGCAATTCACGCGGATCGAACACAAAATGAACGCGATTCCATCGTTCGGGGTTTCCGGGAGGGGAAGATTTGGGTGCTGATCTGCACAGAGCTCATGAGTCGTGGCATTGACTTCAAGGGAATCAATTTGATCATTAACTACGACTTCCCACCATCATCAATCTCCTACGTTCATCGTATTGGGCGTGCCGGGAGAGCTGGACGACGTGGCCAGGCTGTAACGTTCTTCACATCCGACGACGTTGTCAATCTCCGGAGTATTGCTCAGATTATTCGCAATTCCGGAGGCACCGTTCCGGAATACATGTTAGCGCTGAAGAGACGTTCCAAGCAGGTCCGACGGAAACTCATGAAGACCGCTCCGAAGCGTGAGGATATTACAACACTGCCGCgatttatgcaaaagaaacCTCGCAAGGGGGTTAAAGAAGGACGTGTGGGAAAGAAAATAACGAAGAAAACTCCCGGAAAGAataaaagttga
- the LOC129790866 gene encoding protein halfway, whose product MDSRLLFVFALAWIHLMVVDARIPEEPAVPNQMVTTESMVTASTQPTPELHHPPQNGPCFYAEPELCQSPLIDDPKLQVPNCECRLHPTIPQSLICCNVTSLTNITSCQEPDPSEHWKNIHVRNASLDELDISNGFWKLFESISITDGTLKRITREFTRFSATKCFNVSNNTIMEIQPRVFRNLMQLQVLDISFNNLSTIPNINKLTNLTMLTIDIRGNKDMLCKSVSETIDRGGLELNFVEPDKTYCLTNQTFNWFNSTDNVPLRQLYRMKQLQSECPSDCKCEVERMNYEQQSPENGTPLLIFSAKVDCSNRHLTELPQKLPTNTYSLNVSCNNITSLSALNDNPTYQQIIRLYADNNQISSLLDLEGTTFIEEFEVLSLRKNKLKSIPIYLLSNTLDKNPRGKMLYFEGNKLHCDCNSAKILRLWLLARQNHIKDWDQILCENMPQIVVDLSEMKLCQSQHDWTDYIYYLIAAEIFLLGALVFKVSYDYWVFKTAGYLPWPASKMPKLPCDWLCES is encoded by the exons ATGGATTCGCGCCTGTTGTTTGTATTTGCTTTGGCGTGGATTCACTTGATGGTGGTGGACGCAAGGATACCCGAAGAGCCAGCTGTGCCCAATCAAATGGTCACAACGGAATCAATGGTGACTGCATCCACCCAGCCCACACCGGAGCTTCATCATCCCCCACAAAATGGGCCATGCTTCTATGCTGAACCCGAACTCTGCCAAAGTCCCCTAATTGACGATCCGAAGCTCCAAGTTCCCAATTGCGAATGTCGCCTACATCCAACCATCCCTCAATCCCTCATCTGCTGCAATGTGACCAGTCTCACGAACATCACCTCGTGCCAGGAACCAGATCCATCTGAACACTGGAAGAATATCCACGTGAGGAATGCAAGTCTCGATGAATTGGACATTTCTAATGGATTCTGGAAGCTCTTTGAATCCATCTCCATCACCGATGGGACACTGAAGAGAATCACGCGGGAATTTACAAGATTTTCAGCAACAAAGTGCTTCAATGTTTCCAACAATACCATCATGGAGATTCAACCGCGTGTCTTTAGAAATCTCATGCAGCTTCag gTTCTCGATATTTCCTTCAACAATCTCTCCACAATTCCCAACATAAATAAGCTGACCAACCTCACGATGCTCACGATCGACATTCGCGGGAATAAGGACATGCTCTGCAAATCCGTGAGTGAAACAATCGACCGAGGAGGGCTGGAGCTGAACTTTGTGGAACCAGACAAGACGTACTGCCTCACGAATCAGACATTCAACTGGTTCAACTCCACAGACAACGTTCCCCTGAGGCAGCTCTACCGGATGAAGCAACTGCAATCTGAATGCCCATCGGATTGCAAATGCGAAGTGGAGAGAATGAATTATGAGCAGCAGAGTCCCGAAAATGGGACCCCCCTGCTGATCTTCTCTGCCAAAGTGGACTGTTCGAATCGGCACTTGACGGAACTCCCACAGAAGCTGCCAACCAATACTTACTCTCTTAATGTTTCCTGCAAcaat atcaCGAGCTTGTCTGCCCTCAATGACAACCCAACATATCAACAGATAATCCGCCTCTATGCGGATAACAATCAGATCTCATCGCTCCTTGATCTCGAGGGGACGACCTTCATTGAGGAATTCGAGGTTTTATCGCTGCGGAAGAATAAACTAAAATCAATTCCCATTTATTTGCTCTCAAATACCCTCGATAAGAATCCCCGGGGTAAGATGCTCTACTTCGAGGGGAATAAACTCCACTGCGATTGCAATTCAGCTAAAATTCTCCGG ctaTGGCTGTTGGCGCGTCAGAATCACATAAAGGATTGGGATCAGATTCTCTGTGAGAATATGCCGCAAATTGTCGTGGATCTGTCAGAGATGAAGCTCTGTCAGTCGCAGCACGACTGGACGGACTACATTTACTACCTCATTGCAGCTGAGATCTTCCTCCTGGGGGCGCTTGTCTTTAAGGTCTCCTACGACTATTGGGTCTTCAAGACAGCCGGCTACCTCCCATGGCCCGCCAGTAAGATGCCCAAACTCCCGTGCGACTGGCTCTGCGAGTCCTGA